In a genomic window of Streptomyces sp. NBC_01231:
- a CDS encoding extracellular solute-binding protein: protein MKNAGQLSRRQILAAAGFVGLATLTGCGSGDDGGDSKDLSKKQNGAMKEYRVGQQFKAAKPLSFSVLHNENPVYPMKNDWLFWKELTKRTGVTLKPVSVPLMDYEKKRSVLIGSGDAPFLIPKTYHPSEVAFVSSGAILPVSDYVHLMPNFRDRLRKWKLEPEIDSIRQSDGKFYLLPGLHEKVRSGYSLSLRMDVLDRLGLTAPTTWDEVYDVFTAIRREYPDRYPFSDRWSKNTPYPAAALFSYLGQAYGVRAGWTYDNISWDADANTFVFTGATDAFRQMIAFVRKLVAEKLVDPESFTQTDDDATQKLLAQKSFAISANPQALVQEYRFNLEKQVEGARIEMVPVPLGPAGAVVLGGARLENGVMISSKALKSDSFVAMMQFVDWLWYSDEGQRFARWGVEGVTYTRSGGRYRPKDGISLMGSDPDAPKDMQKNYGFYNGVFAYGGSWDLVSSMFSPDEQKFQDAMAQRKQLPVAPAHPLQSVEQEQASLWDTPLRDHVTQNTLKFVLGKRPLSEWGAYVTELKAKNMQQLVDMHNKAYDRFQKENG from the coding sequence GCGGTGACTCCAAGGACCTGTCGAAGAAGCAGAACGGCGCGATGAAGGAGTACCGCGTCGGCCAGCAGTTCAAGGCGGCGAAGCCGCTGTCCTTCTCGGTCCTGCACAACGAGAACCCGGTCTACCCGATGAAGAACGACTGGCTGTTCTGGAAGGAGCTGACCAAGCGCACCGGCGTCACCCTGAAGCCCGTCTCCGTCCCCCTCATGGACTACGAGAAGAAGCGCAGCGTCCTCATCGGCTCGGGTGACGCCCCGTTCCTGATCCCCAAGACGTACCACCCCTCGGAGGTCGCCTTCGTGTCCTCGGGCGCGATCCTCCCGGTGAGCGACTACGTCCACCTGATGCCCAACTTCCGCGACAGGCTGAGGAAGTGGAAGCTGGAGCCGGAGATCGACTCCATTCGCCAGTCCGACGGCAAGTTCTACCTGCTGCCCGGCCTGCACGAGAAGGTCAGGTCCGGCTACTCGCTGTCGCTGCGCATGGACGTCCTCGACCGGCTCGGTCTGACCGCGCCCACCACCTGGGACGAGGTGTACGACGTCTTCACGGCGATCAGACGGGAGTACCCGGACCGCTACCCCTTCTCCGACCGCTGGAGCAAGAACACGCCCTATCCGGCCGCCGCGCTCTTCAGCTATCTCGGCCAGGCGTACGGGGTGCGGGCGGGCTGGACGTACGACAACATCAGCTGGGACGCGGACGCGAACACGTTCGTCTTCACCGGCGCGACCGACGCCTTCCGGCAGATGATCGCGTTCGTGCGGAAACTGGTCGCCGAGAAGCTGGTCGACCCGGAGAGCTTCACCCAGACCGACGACGACGCGACGCAGAAGCTGCTCGCTCAGAAGTCGTTCGCGATCAGCGCCAACCCCCAGGCGCTGGTGCAGGAGTACCGCTTCAACCTGGAGAAACAGGTCGAGGGCGCGAGAATCGAGATGGTGCCGGTGCCGCTCGGTCCGGCGGGAGCGGTGGTACTGGGTGGTGCCCGGCTGGAGAACGGCGTCATGATCTCCAGCAAGGCTCTCAAGAGCGACTCCTTCGTCGCGATGATGCAGTTCGTGGACTGGCTCTGGTACTCGGACGAGGGCCAGCGGTTCGCCCGGTGGGGAGTCGAGGGAGTCACCTACACCCGCTCCGGCGGCCGGTACCGGCCCAAGGACGGCATCAGCCTCATGGGCTCCGACCCGGACGCCCCGAAGGACATGCAGAAGAACTACGGCTTCTACAACGGCGTGTTCGCCTACGGAGGCAGTTGGGATCTCGTCTCCTCCATGTTCAGCCCCGACGAGCAGAAGTTCCAGGACGCCATGGCCCAGCGCAAGCAGCTGCCCGTCGCCCCGGCACACCCGCTGCAGTCCGTCGAGCAGGAGCAGGCGTCGCTGTGGGACACCCCGCTGCGGGACCACGTCACGCAGAACACCCTCAAGTTCGTCCTCGGCAAGCGCCCCCTGTCCGAATGGGGCGCGTACGTCACCGAGTTGAAGGCCAAGAACATGCAGCAGCTCGTCGACATGCACAACAAGGCGTACGACCGCTTCCAGAAGGAGAACGGGTGA
- a CDS encoding beta-galactosidase: MTPPRTPKVPYGGDYNPEQWPQEVWDEDHRLFTRAGIDTLTVGVFSWSLTQPAEDTYDFTILDRVLDRAAAEGRQVCLATGTAALPPWLARKYPEVNRTDFEGRRHRYGQRHTFCPSSPAYRRLSTALAARLAERYADHPALLAWHINNEYGGTCYCELCADAFRRWLRDGYATLDALNDAWCTTFWSHHYTDWDEIEPPSALTEHWRGPDHTAFQGTTLDYFRFTTDALLGCFLAEKEAIRAHDQDTPVTTNFMGMFRPLDYHRWAPHLDFASWDSYPPLDAPPTWPALAHDLMRGLKGGAPFWLMEQTPSTTACRDVNPLRRPGELRLATFQAVAHGADAALYFQMRASRGACEKYHGAVIGHAGRDDTRVFREVADLGRELELLGGATLGARTPARTALVFDWDSWWALEISDGPSRLVRYQDTVHAYYRAAREAGADVDVIPQSADLTPYDVVLAPVLHMVKGDLADRLEAVAARGGTVLSTFLSGRVDAHDRAFLADVPGPLAPLLGIRVDEWDSRPQDVVQPVDLGESSCAARLVFEIVQPRGAEPVGTYGADFYAGTPAVTRNRFGEGEGWYVATALDQPGVDQVVRGILARHDLLGPYADHPSVESATRVAPDGTRLLFLLNHAPEPARLTAHATATDLLTGKRVDQGEPLTLDPLGTVILRTQ; the protein is encoded by the coding sequence ATGACCCCGCCCCGCACCCCGAAGGTCCCCTACGGCGGCGACTACAACCCCGAGCAGTGGCCGCAGGAGGTGTGGGACGAGGACCACCGCCTCTTCACCCGGGCCGGCATCGACACCCTCACCGTCGGCGTCTTCTCCTGGTCGCTCACCCAACCCGCCGAGGACACCTACGACTTCACGATCCTCGACCGTGTCCTCGACCGGGCCGCCGCCGAGGGACGGCAGGTCTGCCTGGCCACCGGCACAGCCGCCCTGCCGCCCTGGCTCGCCAGGAAGTACCCCGAGGTCAACCGCACCGACTTCGAGGGTCGCCGGCACCGCTACGGCCAGCGCCACACCTTCTGCCCCAGCTCACCCGCCTACCGCCGCCTGTCCACCGCACTGGCCGCACGGCTGGCCGAACGGTACGCGGACCACCCGGCGTTGCTCGCCTGGCACATCAACAACGAGTACGGCGGCACCTGTTACTGCGAGCTGTGCGCCGACGCGTTCAGGCGATGGCTCCGCGACGGGTACGCGACCCTCGACGCCCTCAACGACGCCTGGTGCACGACCTTCTGGTCGCACCACTACACCGACTGGGACGAGATCGAGCCCCCGAGCGCCCTCACCGAACACTGGCGCGGCCCCGACCACACCGCCTTCCAGGGCACCACCCTCGACTACTTCCGCTTCACCACCGACGCGCTCCTCGGCTGCTTCCTCGCCGAGAAGGAGGCGATCCGCGCCCATGACCAGGACACACCCGTCACCACCAACTTCATGGGCATGTTTCGCCCCCTCGACTACCACCGCTGGGCACCCCACCTCGACTTCGCGTCCTGGGACAGCTACCCGCCCCTCGACGCCCCGCCCACCTGGCCCGCCCTCGCCCACGACCTGATGCGCGGCCTCAAGGGCGGCGCCCCCTTCTGGCTGATGGAACAGACCCCGTCCACCACCGCCTGCCGTGACGTCAACCCGCTGCGGCGACCGGGCGAACTGCGTCTGGCCACCTTCCAGGCGGTCGCCCACGGCGCCGACGCGGCCCTCTACTTCCAGATGCGCGCCTCACGCGGCGCCTGCGAGAAGTACCACGGAGCCGTCATCGGCCACGCGGGCCGCGACGACACCCGTGTCTTCCGCGAAGTGGCGGACCTGGGCCGCGAGTTGGAGCTGCTCGGCGGCGCGACCCTGGGCGCCCGCACCCCCGCCCGCACCGCCCTGGTCTTCGACTGGGACAGCTGGTGGGCCCTGGAGATCTCCGACGGCCCCTCCCGCCTGGTCCGCTACCAGGACACCGTCCACGCCTACTACCGGGCCGCCCGCGAGGCCGGCGCCGACGTGGACGTGATCCCGCAGAGCGCCGACCTCACCCCGTACGACGTGGTGCTCGCGCCCGTCCTGCACATGGTCAAGGGCGACCTGGCCGACCGCCTCGAAGCGGTCGCCGCACGCGGCGGCACGGTCCTGTCCACCTTCCTCTCCGGCCGCGTCGACGCACACGACCGGGCCTTCCTCGCCGATGTCCCCGGCCCGCTCGCCCCTCTCCTGGGCATCCGCGTCGACGAATGGGACTCCCGCCCCCAGGACGTCGTACAACCCGTCGACCTGGGGGAGTCGAGCTGCGCGGCACGCCTGGTCTTCGAGATCGTGCAGCCGCGCGGTGCCGAGCCGGTCGGCACCTACGGCGCCGACTTCTACGCCGGCACCCCCGCCGTGACCCGCAACCGGTTCGGGGAGGGCGAGGGCTGGTACGTCGCCACCGCCCTCGACCAGCCGGGCGTCGACCAGGTCGTCCGAGGGATCCTCGCCCGCCACGACCTGCTCGGCCCGTACGCCGACCACCCGAGCGTCGAGTCCGCGACCCGCGTCGCCCCCGACGGGACCCGCCTGCTCTTCCTCCTCAACCACGCACCCGAACCGGCCCGCCTGACCGCCCACGCCACCGCCACCGACCTGCTCACCGGCAAACGGGTCGACCAGGGCGAGCCGCTCACCCTCGACCCGCTCGGCACCGTGATCCTGCGGACTCAGTAG